The Deltaproteobacteria bacterium genome contains the following window.
GTCGCATCAGTTTCACCGCAGCAATCTGGCGTACGACCAAATCTACCGCCGGCAGATCCGCGCGTACCTGCCGGAAGATCTCTCTTATCTGTCGCTTGATGCGGTTGCGCTGGACCGCAGCGGGCGTCAAACGCTTGGGTACTATGTACCCAAGCCGGGCCCCGCCCACGCCATTGGCGATGAGCTTCAAGTCAAATATAGC
Protein-coding sequences here:
- the rnpA gene encoding ribonuclease P protein component, with amino-acid sequence MGGLGFRLRPEFRLSGAAQYKRVLTQGARKKSAKAIFDLKLIANGVGGARLGYIVPKRLTPAAVQRNRIKRQIREIFRQVRADLPAVDLVVRQIAAVKLMRRTQILHELSTLFSSITNAQ